ATTATTGTGAAATCTACCTCTTCCAACCCTGAAACAAGTTCAGGGATACAGGAAAAGAATTTATGCTGAATTTATTTCAGTGGAAAGCCCGTTCCAAAAGGGACGGTATTAAACTTTAAATCGCAGAATTTAACAAAAAAAGAACAAAAACTATAAGTCACGGACACAGACGGCAAAGCTATTGTTCGTAGGAAGCTCTGTCCTTTAGGGCGGAGTTCTTCACTTAAACTAAGAGTTAAAAAAAGGCAAAATTTTGAAAAGAATTTTGGAAACTTATATTTTTTGCCGACTGAACTTGGAAAAATGACGGGACAAACTGGAGCGGAAATCAATTTTTTTTTTAGAAAAAAAGGTTTTCAGTTTCGAGATGAAAAAGAAGTTTGGCGATCGACCTCATCGGGAAAAGAGTTCTGTTTGGAAATTGGAAATAAATTAAATCAACTGAAGTTGCAAATTTCAACAATTCTCTGATTTTTACTCCTGCAAAAGCAGAAAGCTTTTTTTGTTTAAAAAATAGTTTTTTTGATATAATCAAAAAATATTGATTTTATAAGGAAAATGTTATGTCAGAAGAGATTAAAGAGAATTTAGAAAACGGAAAAAGTGAAGATTTCAAAAAAGGTTTTGAAGAGGGCTTTCACAAAGGTGTTGTTCAGGGATACATAAAAGGACACACAGATGCAAATGAGGAACATGAGAGAGAATTGAATAAAAGTCGAAACTTTCTACAAAAAATTGTTGCGGAAGTTGTGAATTATTTCAAAAATGCGAAGATAAAATCGTCGTTAAAAAACTTATTAAAAGCGATTAAGTCGATGTTTGGTTCGTTACCAGAGCTTCTAACTCTACCTAAAGCAGAGCTAGAAAACATGTTAGCTGTTGAAAAAGCTAAGGTTCAAACTATTTAACTAGTTTAGCACCAATTTCTTGAAAAGATTCAATTGTTTTCTCGTCAAGAGCATCAATTAATTTCACTTTTTCTGGGTCAGTAATACCGATGATTTTTTTCCAGTTAGCAAGTTTTGGCATTCCGATATGAAGTTGTTTTTCATCTTCATCGATATACATGTATAGCGAACAAGGTGCGAAAATTCCTGCTTCTGGAACATCATTGAAAATTGCATTTGAGAATGGGAAATCACAAAGGCTATAAACCCAGTAAGCTGGATATTTAAAATCTTGTCCCGCAACATCATAAATATCAGAGATATTTTTGAAACCTGCTATCAAGTAACCTTTCTCCTCAAAATTCTCTTCAAACTCCTCTTGGAAAAGTTCAACCCAATATTCTAAATCATCTTCAGCAGTGCTTAAATCAATATCAACTGTAAAAGTCATCATTGGATTTTCTGGAAGAGTATCAAAGTAGATATTTTTTACAGAAGTCGATCCCATTGTGTCTCTAACATATTTGTCAAGTTCAGGGAACATTGAGACAAATTCTCTTCTCAATTT
This DNA window, taken from Thiovulum sp. ES, encodes the following:
- a CDS encoding hypothetical protein (IMG reference gene:2508610955_SP), producing MFSKLSKAFLATSVVTALSFSFAEAKQLGAELWGTAGNADETFQKTLVPGLAEKGFIVSDPHPYINMGYAQMFGSTKLDNLGFFSIAHNDKIRTLLEKYPALGGFTPFNLHIYKTKTENTTYVGHLRPEVMADIVGLKDEKLRREFVSMFPELDKYVRDTMGSTSVKNIYFDTLPENPMMTFTVDIDLSTAEDDLEYWVELFQEEFEENFEEKGYLIAGFKNISDIYDVAGQDFKYPAYWVYSLCDFPFSNAIFNDVPEAGIFAPCSLYMYIDEDEKQLHIGMPKLANWKKIIGITDPEKVKLIDALDEKTIESFQEIGAKLVK